A section of the Ranitomeya imitator isolate aRanImi1 chromosome 7, aRanImi1.pri, whole genome shotgun sequence genome encodes:
- the LOC138646168 gene encoding histone H2A type 1: MSGRGKQGGKVRAKAKTRSSRAGLQFPVGRVHRLLRKGNYAERVGAGAPVYLAAVLEYLTAEILELAGNAARDNKKTRIIPRHLQLAVRNDEELNRLLGGVTIAQGGVLPNIQAVLLPKKTESSKASKSK, translated from the coding sequence ATGTCTGGACGCGGCAAACAAGGAGGAAAGGTCCGAGCTAAGGCCAAGACCCGCTCATCCCGGGCAGGACTGCAGTTCCCAGTCGGCCGTGTGCACAGGCTTCTCCGCAAGGGCAACTACGCTGAGAGAGTCGGCGCCGGCGCTCCGGTCTATCTGGCCgctgtgctggagtatctgaccGCTGAGATCCTGGAATTGGCCGGCAATGCTGCCCGGGACAACAAGAAGACCCGCATCATCCCCCGTCACCTGCAGCTGGCGGTGCGCAATGACGaggagctgaacaggctgctgggtgGGGTGACCATTGCCCAGGGGGGCGTCCTGCCCAACATCCAGGCCGTGCTGCTGCCCAAGAAGACCGAGAGCAGCAAGGCGAGCAAGAGCAAGTGA
- the LOC138646019 gene encoding histone H2B 1.1 — MPEPAKSAPAPKKGSKKAVTKTQKKDGKKRRKSRKESYAIYVYKVLKQVHPDTGISSKAMGIMNSFVNDIFERIAGEASRLAHYNKRSTITSREIQTAVRLLLPGELAKHAVSEGTKAVTKYTSAK; from the coding sequence ATGCCTGAACCCGCCAAGTCTGCGCCTGCGCCcaagaagggctccaagaaagccgtgaccaagactcagaagaaggacggcaagaagcggaggaagagcaggaaggagagctacgccatctacgtgtacaaggtgctgaagcaggtccaccccgacaccggcatctcctccaaggccatgggcatcatgaactccttcgtcaacgacatcttcgagcgcatcgcaggggaagcctcccgcctggctcactacaacaagcgctccaccatcacctcccgggagatccagaccgccgtgcgcctgctgctgcccggagagctggccaagcacgccgtgtccgagggcaccaaggccgtcaccaagtacaccagcgccaagtga
- the LOC138646020 gene encoding histone H3, protein MARTKQTARKSTGGKAPRKQLATKAARKSAPATGGVKKPHRYRPGTVALREIRRYQKSTELLIRKLPFQRLVREIAQDFKTDLRFQSSAVMALQEASEAYLVGLFEDTNLCAIHAKRVTIMPKDIQLARRIRGERA, encoded by the coding sequence ATGGCAAGAACAAAGCAGACCGCTCGTAAATCCACCGGAGGGAAAGCTCCCCGCAAGCAGCTGGCCACTAAAgccgccaggaagagcgctccCGCCACTGGTGGAGTGAAGAAGCCGCATCGTTACCGGCCGGGAACAGTCGCTCTCCGTGAGATCCGCCGCTATCAGAAATCCACCGAGCTGCTGATCCGTAAGCTTCCCTTCCAGCGCCTGGTGAGGGAGATCGCCCAGGACTTCAAGACCGATCTGCGTTTCCAGAGTTCGGCCGTCATGGCCCTGCAGGAGGCCAGCGAGGCTTATCTGGTGGGGTTGTTCGAGGACACCAACCTGTGCGCCATCCACGCCAAGAGGGTCACCATCATGCCCAAAGACATCCAGCTGGCCCGCCGGATCCGTGGGGAGAGAGCTTAG
- the LOC138646169 gene encoding histone H1C-like: MMAETAPAAAPPPAEPAAKSKKQPKKSAAKKSNKPSGPSVSELIVKAVSASKERSGVSLAALKKALSAGGYDVEKNNSRLKLAVKSLVTKGALLQVKGSGASGSFKLNKKQETKDKVAKKKPAAAAKPKKPAAAKKAAKSPKKPKKAPTAAKKSPKKAKKPAAAKKAAKSPKKPKAAPKPKKVTKSPAKKAAKPAKSRLRRLRKPRSPRLRNKLQPLF, translated from the coding sequence atgatggcagagaccgcgccagccgccgctccccctcccgcagaaccggccgccaaatccaagaagcagccgaaGAAATCTGCTGCCAAGAAGAGCAATAAACCCTCCGGCCCCAGCGTCTCCGAGCTGATCGTGAAAGCCGTGTCCGCCTCCAAGGAGCGCAGCGGGGTGTCTCTGGCCGCCCTGAAGAAGGCTCTGTCTGCCGGAGGATACGATGTAGAGAAGAACAACAGCCGCCTGAAGCTGGCCGTCAAGTCTCTGGTCACCAAGGGCGCCCTCCTCCAGGTGAAGGGCAGCGGCGCCTCCGGGTCCTTCAAGCTGAACAAGAAGCAGGAGACGAAGGACAAAGTGGCCAAGAAGAAGCCAGCAGCTGCGGCCAAACCTAAGAAACCCGCTGCTGCCAAGAAAGCCGCCAAATCTCCGAAGAAGCCCAAGAAGGCTCCGACCGCGGCCAAGAAGAGCCCGAAAAAGGCCAAGAAGCCCGCAGCTGCCAAGAAAGCGGCCAAGAGCCCCAAAAAGCCGAAAGCCGCTCCCAAGCCCAAGAAGGTGACGAAGAGTCCGGCTAAGAAGGCGGCCAAACCCGCCAAGAGTCGGTTAAGAAGGCTGCGAAAGCCAAGAAGCCCGCGGCTAAGAAATAAGCTGCAGCCCCTGTTCTGA
- the LOC138646024 gene encoding histone H1C-like, translated as MMAETAPAAAPPPAEPAAKSKKQPKKSAAKKSNKPSGPSVSELIVKAVSASKERSGVSLAALKKALSAGGYDVEKNNSRLKLAVRSLVTKGALLQVKGSGASGSFKLNKKQETKDKVAKKKPAAAAKPKKPAAAKKAAKSPKKPKKAPTAAKKSPKKAKKPAAAKKAAKSPKKPKAAPKPKKVTKSPAKKAAKPAKSPAKKAAKAKKPAAKK; from the coding sequence atgatggcagagaccgcgccagccgccgctccccctcccgcagaaccggccgccaaatccaagaagcagccgaaGAAATCTGCTGCCAAGAAGAGCAATAAACCCTCCGGCCCCAGCGTCTCCGAGCTGATCGTGAAAGCCGTGTCCGCCTCCAAGGAGCGCAGCGGGGTGTCTCTGGCCGCCCTGAAGAAGGCTCTGTCTGCCGGAGGATACGATGTAGAGAAGAACAACAGCCGCCTGAAGCTGGCCGTCAGGTCTCTGGTCACCAAGGGCGCCCTCCTCCAGGTGAAGGGCAGCGGCGCCTCCGGGTCCTTCAAGCTGAACAAGAAGCAGGAGACGAAGGACAAAGTGGCCAAGAAGAAGCCAGCAGCTGCGGCCAAACCTAAGAAACCCGCTGCTGCCAAGAAAGCCGCCAAATCTCCGAAGAAGCCCAAGAAGGCTCCGACCGCGGCCAAGAAGAGCCCGAAAAAGGCCAAGAAGCCCGCAGCTGCCAAGAAAGCGGCCAAGAGCCCCAAAAAGCCGAAAGCCGCTCCCAAGCCCAAGAAGGTGACGAAGAGTCCGGCTAAGAAGGCGGCCAAACCCGCCAAGAGTCCGGCTAAGAAGGCTGCGAAAGCCAAGAAGCCCGCGGCTAAGAAATAA
- the LOC138646171 gene encoding histone H2A type 1 — protein MSGRGKQGGKVRAKAKTRSSRAGLQFPVGRVHRLLRKGNYAERVGAGAPVYLAAVLEYLTAEILELAGNAARDNKKTRIIPRHLQLAVRNDEELNRLLGGVTIAQGGVLPNIQAVLLPKKTESSKASKSK, from the coding sequence ATGTCTGGACGCGGCAAACAAGGAGGAAAGGTCCGAGCTAAGGCCAAGACCCGCTCATCCCGGGCAGGACTGCAGTTCCCAGTCGGCCGTGTGCACAGGCTTCTCCGCAAGGGCAACTACGCTGAGAGAGTCGGCGCCGGCGCTCCGGTCTATCTGGCCgctgtgctggagtatctgaccGCTGAGATCCTGGAATTGGCCGGCAATGCTGCCCGGGACAACAAGAAGACCCGCATCATCCCCCGTCACCTGCAGCTGGCGGTGCGCAATGACGaggagctgaacaggctgctgggtgGTGTGACCATTGCCCAGGGGGGCGTCCTGCCCAACATCCAGGCCGTGCTGCTGCCCAAGAAGACCGAGAGCAGCAAGGCGAGCAAGAGCAAGTGA